The Rosa chinensis cultivar Old Blush chromosome 7, RchiOBHm-V2, whole genome shotgun sequence DNA segment GATAGTAGCACACTTTTCCCGGCCCTCTCTGAAATCCGACCGCCGTCGGGGAATAGTAACGCTTCGGCGGCGAATCGAAGTCGGAGTAGAGCGATTTCGACGGCGAACAGTCGCCGCTGGTCGATGTTGTGGACTGAGCAGGCGAGACTTGTTTCAGCGGTTTCGGGGGAGACAGAATCGCTCTGATCTTATAGGAACGAGAAGGAGAAACACGATCGTACTCTTCTATTAGATTCGCCAAATCCTCGTCGGACTTGATCGAAATCAACGTCTCCAAGTCGCCGCCCGGCAATTGACACCTGAGAGTGACGGAGTGGCCGCAGAACTCAGCGAGCTTCACCATTAATTCTGTAACATAAAACACAAAATCAGCAACGAAATTCCAAAACAGTGGTCCAAAATTGAGTCAAATTTCCAGTCAAAACAAAGGAGTGGAGTGGAATTGAACAAAACCTGAGAAGGAAATGGAGGGATCGACGGAGAGGACGCGGGTGTGGCCGCCGACGTAGCGGAGCTGGCCGTCGGTGTGGCGGAGGAGAATCTTGCCGCCGTAGCTGCAGAGGAATTTTAGGGTTTCGGTGGCGGTTTTGGTTTGGTTGCCAGCTACCATAGTGTGTTTTAAAGTTGAAAAAGGATCTAGAATTAGAATTGGAGAAGGGAtcaagagaggaagaagagagttGGGGGCTTCAGGCTTCAAACCTCAGGGAGTGATTTTGGCGATTATTTATAGAAAGGGATTGGGATGGGTGACGTCAGCGAGAGACCCACACGCAAAGGAAACGCAGGAGCGGTGGTTTCCGTTATTATTCGGATATTCGTTTCCTTTTCGTAAACGAAGAGGTGCGGAGTGGGCCTGGGCTGGCCCGTTAAGGTTGGCAAGTGTATGGAAGCATCATGAATATTAGAAATAaaattttttcctttattttgggAAAAGAAGAGAATTATAGGAAGGTTTTCACATTGGAGGGGAATTTATTCGCTGCAGAGTCAAAATGGAATCGTTTGTTGGTTTACCTTTATTTCACCTGCCTACAGGCTACAGCTGTTAGTTGGATTTGCAGTATTTTCTACTGAAAAAGACTTGCACTACTGACGGATACGCCAGGAAAGTTCTTTTGTGGTATCTATTTTTCTTCCGTTTGATTGTTTATTTTTTGGGGTAAATTCTTTTTAGATTTGATGTGGACTTGGATGGGGCGTTTATTCGGTTCTTGCGGTTTCTTAATCGTCGATTAGGTTTGCACTTGCGAAGAGGTATATTAAGTAATTGCGTGGTACTTATGTGTTATATCTTTATTCGTTCTAATTACTCTGTTattgtttcagagaaactgaagagtgaattggtgagtcttcttctcatattgagggggtttatatagggttacaaagtagtgtaaatttgccctacatacattagtatatttgctacacaatttctctacctctcaatgtgcatttcatacaaaccacacattctccacttcttaagtgcatactccatgatatagacattttacctatttactacaacactcccccttggatatatcATGTCAGTAGTATTGTCTTGGAGGTGCGCTTCTaatttgcctcgttaaaaaccttgccaagtaataaaaccctgtgggaaaaacaaccttggtcgaaggagaaaaagagcacaacgcgcgttgagtgtggagtttgtttctggataacatggtgcttctcttgttgcctcattaaaaaccttgccgagtaacaaaaacccagtgggataaaaataacctcggtcgaaagggaaaaagagcacaacacacccttcacgcttttgagatgaacatgtagacatctccccctgatgtctgtgcctccccctgatgacaacgatcatgggagttcagataatttccgcaagccaattcttgccacatgtttctcgaacgtggatttgggcaatgacttagtgaacaagtctgccacattgtcctcagatcgaacctggttcaccttgatcttgaggagcttctgttgttgctgattgtagaagaatttgggtgatatgtgcttggtgttgtcgcctttgatgtaaccttgcttcatttgttcaatgcaagcagcattatcttcataaatgctcgttggttcatctgtggtagacttcaaaccacaattgcttcgaacatgcgtaactatggatcgaagccatatacattcacgaactgcttcgtgaaga contains these protein-coding regions:
- the LOC112178765 gene encoding uncharacterized protein LOC112178765 gives rise to the protein MVAGNQTKTATETLKFLCSYGGKILLRHTDGQLRYVGGHTRVLSVDPSISFSELMVKLAEFCGHSVTLRCQLPGGDLETLISIKSDEDLANLIEEYDRVSPSRSYKIRAILSPPKPLKQVSPAQSTTSTSGDCSPSKSLYSDFDSPPKRYYSPTAVGFQRGPGKVCYYPCHVQRTPCEIPYQHHRYHQHPHQFHAPHCN